From Anas platyrhynchos isolate ZD024472 breed Pekin duck chromosome 38, IASCAAS_PekinDuck_T2T, whole genome shotgun sequence, one genomic window encodes:
- the LOC140001168 gene encoding olfactory receptor 14C36-like: MPNISSVSEFLLMAFAETRELQLLHFALFLGIYLAALLGNGLILTAVACDHRLHTPMYLFLLNLALLDLGCISTTVPKAMANSLWDTRTISYQGCAAQVLFFIFFFGSEFSILTIMAYDSYVAICKPLHYGSLLGSRACATMAAAAWGSGFLNAVLHTAATFSLPLCHGNAVEQFFCEIPQILKLSCSGSDYLKEVRLLVVSAFLAFGCFVFIVFSYVQIIRAVLRMPSVQGRHKSFSTCLPHLAVVSLFVSTVMVAYLKPPSISSPSLDLVVTFLYSVVAIAVNPLIYSMRNQELKEALWKLFGHMILWHQ; the protein is encoded by the coding sequence atgcccaacatcagctctgtgagtgagttcctcctgatGGCATTTGCAGaaacacgggagctgcagcttctgcacttcgcactcttcctgggcatctacctggctgccctcctgggcaacggcctcatcctcactgctgtagcctgcgaccaccgcctgcacacccccatgtacctcttcctcctcaacctcgccctcctcgacctgggctgcatctccaccactgtccccaaagccatggccaattccctctgggacaccaggaccatctcctatcaagggtGTGCTGCACAAGttctctttttcatcttcttctttggttcagagttttcaattcttaccatcatggcctatgacagctacgttgccatctgcaagcccctgcactatgggagcctcctgggcagcagagcttgtgccaccatggcagcagctgcctggggcagtggctttctcaatgctgtcctgcacacagccgctacattttccctgcccctctgccatggcaatgctgtggagcagttcttctgtgaaatcccccagatcctcaagctctcctgctcaggtTCAGACTACCTAAAGGAAGTTAGACTTCTGGTGGTTAGTGCATTTTTagcatttggttgttttgttttcattgttttctcctATGTGCAGATCATCAGAgccgtgctgaggatgccctctgtgcagggccggcacaaatccttttccacatgcctccctcacctggctgtggtctccctgtttgtcagcactgtcatggttgcctacctgaagcccccctccatctcctctccatcccttgACCTGGTGGTGacatttctgtactcagtggtggctatagcagtgaaccccctcatctacagcatgaggaatcagGAGCTCAAGGAAGCCTTGTGGAAACTCTTTGGACACATGATTCTTTGGCATCAATAA